A stretch of Candidatus Binataceae bacterium DNA encodes these proteins:
- a CDS encoding RNA methyltransferase: MKFEDIKKLHQKKFREQFGCFLLEGEHLVQELQKAAIRDARLRTSEIYVTREYAHWTSELPIHVVDSRHMAQLSETRSPQGIAAIAPLLATPTQQPGERAIYLHEIQDPGNLGTILRSLAWFGGFRCLLSPNSVDVYNGKSVRASMGAIFHVPVELEVPLPALPGRFGRIASLDLHGKPISAPEFRDFDCYIYGNEARGLPRDSLSGISATSFTIAGTGAIESLNVAATVNICQYELARSA; the protein is encoded by the coding sequence GTGAAATTCGAAGACATAAAAAAACTTCATCAGAAGAAGTTCCGCGAGCAGTTCGGTTGTTTCCTGCTGGAGGGCGAGCATCTGGTGCAGGAGCTGCAGAAGGCTGCGATTCGTGACGCGCGGCTGCGCACCAGCGAAATCTATGTCACTCGGGAATATGCGCACTGGACCAGCGAGCTCCCGATTCACGTGGTCGATTCCCGCCACATGGCGCAGCTCAGTGAGACGCGCTCGCCCCAGGGTATTGCCGCGATCGCGCCGTTACTGGCGACACCCACGCAGCAGCCCGGTGAGCGCGCCATCTATCTGCATGAGATTCAGGATCCGGGAAATCTCGGCACGATCCTGCGCTCGCTCGCCTGGTTCGGTGGCTTCCGCTGCCTGCTCAGCCCCAATAGCGTGGACGTATATAACGGCAAGTCGGTGCGCGCCAGCATGGGAGCCATCTTTCATGTGCCGGTGGAGCTCGAAGTGCCGTTGCCGGCACTCCCGGGGCGCTTCGGTCGGATCGCCAGTCTCGATCTGCACGGTAAGCCAATCTCTGCGCCTGAATTTCGTGACTTCGACTGCTACATCTACGGCAATGAAGCTCGGGGTTTGCCACGTGACTCCCTAAGTGGAATCAGTGCAACGTCGTTCACGATCGCGGGAACGGGCGCGATCGAATCGCTGAACGTTGCGGCGACGGTGAACATTTGTCAGTACGAGCTGGCGCGGTCAGCGTAA
- a CDS encoding EF-hand domain-containing protein, producing the protein VMHKMDTDHDNMVSRKEWIAFQNEVFAMIDTHRTGEVDESEYMSSRPNVAVFATGGYANSLLTREMFEKIDTDWDGRISRQEFLRYQLKVFDMMDTSRTHKGLLGPGQFFATGGSPVS; encoded by the coding sequence GTGATGCACAAGATGGACACCGATCACGACAATATGGTGTCCCGGAAGGAGTGGATCGCGTTCCAGAACGAAGTATTCGCGATGATAGACACGCACAGGACCGGAGAGGTCGACGAGTCTGAATACATGAGCTCCCGGCCGAACGTGGCTGTGTTCGCCACCGGCGGCTATGCGAACAGCCTGCTCACGCGCGAGATGTTCGAGAAGATCGACACGGACTGGGACGGTAGGATATCCCGCCAGGAATTCCTTCGCTATCAGCTCAAGGTATTCGACATGATGGATACGAGCCGCACTCACAAGGGCTTGCTCGGCCCGGGACAATTCTTCGCGACCGGTGGCTCGCCGGTCTCCTGA